A window of Polyangia bacterium genomic DNA:
CACCTTCTGCGTGTTGTTCCCCAGCGACAGCGTGGCCTACGACCAGCTGCAAGCGCTGGGCGCGGTCGCCGCCGGCAGCGGCACGACGCCGCCCCTGCATCCGACCCAGCTTTTCGAAGCCGCCGGCGACCTGATCATCTTTCTGATCCTGCTGGGGCTGCGTCGTCGCCAGCACCGCCGCGCTGATCACCGGCCTGGGCTGCTGGTGCTGACCTACGCAGGCCTCTACGCCATCCTGCGCTTCGTGGTCGAGCTTTACCGCGGCGACATCGAACGCACGTTCGTCGCCGCGCTGTCGACACCGCGCCTGTCGGTGGCCCTGCACCTTCCTCCCACCGAACCGGCGCTCCTGTCGTCGGGACAGCTGCTGAGCCTGGTGGTCCTGGCCAGTGTTTTCGTGCTGATTTATCGACGAGCCCGCGCCAACAACTAGGCGGCTGCCAAAGCGCTGTGGTATTGTTGGAAGTCTCGCTTATCTAACCGAGCGCAACCTCGGGGCCTTCGCAGTATGAATATCAATTTGCTCTACCGTCTTATTGTGATCTCGCTGTGCCCGCTCGCTTGTTCGACCGCTGGCTCGCCGGCCTCTTCTGTGAACGGCCCCACCGACAGCGACGCCGGCACCGACAGCGCGTCCACCGACGGCGCGCCGTCAACCAGCGTCGGCCTGCCGGATGCGGCGATGTCCGTGCAACCGGTGGCGCCGGGCTATTACGTGGCCGATCCTTCGGTGTCAGGCGCCGGCGCCTGCACGTCGAAGACATTGGGTGACGTGCTGACGGCGATCCGCGCCGCCAACCCTGCGCTCGGCGCCGTCACCACCATCTACAACCCGACTCAGCAAAGCACCGGCGACGGCAACTTTGTCTATCCCTACCAAACCAGCGACGGCGGATTCGCCATCGTATTCAAGCGCGGCGCTGGCGACTGCCCGGCCGGCTGCACCGACAACACCTACGACTATTTTCAGACCGACGACTCTTGCGCGCCGGCGCAGGTCGGCCACTATCACGAGGTCAGCGGCACCTGCTTGCAGGTCGACGGCACGCCGATGTGGGATCACCCGCCGTCGCCGCCCGATCCATCGCTGGTGTGCGGCGCCGACAACACGCCGCAGATGATCTCCGGCCAGTATTCGCTGCGCGCGGTTGGCCAAAGCCAACCCTGCGCCGCTTCCGGCGACACGCCGTCGTCGAACGCCATCGACACCACCGTCACGCTGACCATCGTGCAAAGTGGGGCCAATGCCGCCACGGGCGTGGTGTCCTTCGCCGGCACCGGCAACGCGCTGGTGGACAACGTGGGTCTGCCGGCCCAGTTCATCCGCCGGCGCTTCGAGGCCATGCTGCAGAAAAACAACCTGCCCAGCACCTGCTTGCAAGAGTACGCCGTGACGGCCCAATACGATTTCGAGAACGCGTTGCCCGGCACGCTGACGGTGACCCAAGTGGGCGATACCAACTGCTCCCTGTGCAAAGGGGGCCTGGCCCTGACCCTGACCCCGCTGACCGATCAGGGCGTCAGCGCGAAGCAGTAGATTCCGCCGTAGCCACCGCCTGCGCCGACGGTGAAGACGTTTGCGGGCGGGCCGCCGCCTTCCTGCAAGTTGACGCCGGGACCGCAGCCGCCCTCGGCCAGGCTGGACATCCAGTTGACGCCGCTGCCGTCGCGCGGCCACGAATGCCCGCAGCGCGGACCGTTGCCAGCGCCGCCCGGATCCTGCGCCACCCCGCTGGTCCAGTCGTTACAGGTGGAGGACGGGTTGGTGCTGAAGAGCTGGCCGAGATCGTTCGTGCCGGTGAGGATGTCGTGGTTGTCGGGGCAAGCATGGCCGATGCAACCGGTCGCGCCGTCGCTGTGGTTGGGCACGCCGTCCTCGTTGGGCAGATCGTCGGCGATGGCCGGATCGGCGCCCACTGGCCGGTCATGCAAAAGATCGGCGCGGGTCATCGCCACCAGCCGCCCCAGGCGGTCGTACCAGGGACCGTCGCCGATGCGATCGATGGCGTGCACCGGACCGGCGACGGTGCTGAGAAAAGCCCGCCAGGTTTTGGCGCCCGCTCCGGGCAGCGACCTCTCGGCGATGGTGCCGCAGATCTTGTCGGCGCCGGCCAGGCCGGTGGCTTCGCCATCGCGCAGATCGCCGCCAAAGCCGGCCTGCGAACCAGAGACCATCTGCATCGCCTCGAGGCTGGTGACGAAAAAGCTGAACCGCGGCAAGGCGCCGCCCTCAGGCCCGCCATCGTCGGACGGGCCGCTGTCGGGTGCGCCGCTTTCATCGGGATGCAGATCGACGCTGGCGCCGCCGGTACCCGCGCCCGCCTCGCCGCCGGAACCGCTGCTGCCGCCGTCGCCTGCGCCACCGGCGCAGGCGGCCAGCGGCGCGCAGAGACAAACGCCCAGGATGCTTCGGCGGCCCCTCATCCGTCGCCGCCCTGGCGCTCGCCGTCGTCGTCGCCCAGCGCGGCGAAGGCCGCCGCCTTGGCGGTGGTCTCGGCCAGCTCGGCGGTGGGCAGCGAATCGGCGACGATGCCGCCGCCCACCGACAGCGTCAGTCGACCGTCGCGCACCAGCGCGGTGCGAATGGCAACGGCCAGATCCAGATCGCCAGCAGCGCCCAACCAGCCGGTGGCGCCGGTGTAAGGTCCACGGCGAAACGGCTCCAGCTCTTCGATGATCTCCATGGCGCGCTGCTTGGGCGCGCCGGTGACCGAACCGCCGGGGAACGTCGCGCGCAACAGCGCCGCCAGGCCGACGTCAGAGCGCAACTGTCCGCGCACCGTCGACACCAGATGAAACACCGTCGGCAACGTCATCACCCGCAAAAGCTCACCTAGCACCACGGATCCCGCGCGGCAAACCCGACCCAGGTCGTTGCGTTCCAGGTCGACGATCATCACGTGCTCGGCGCGATCTTTCTCCGACGCGACCAGCTGCCGGCGGGGCTCTTCGTCGCCGCGCGGATCGGCGCCGCGGCGGCGGGTGCCCTTGATCGGGCGCGTCTCGACCAGCCCGCGGCCGTCGGCGCGCAAGAACCGCTCGGGCGAATTGCCGACGATGGCGCCCCGTCCGTCGGCGGTGGCCAACCACAGACCGTGCGGCGCCGGCGCCTGCCCGCGCAGGCGAGCCGCCGCTGCCAGCGTGTCTGCGATCGGCAGCGGCGCACTCAACCGCCGCGCCAGATTGACCTGATAGGCGTCGCCGGCCTGCAGATAATCGAGAATGCGGGCCACGCCGCCCAGGTAATGCTGGTCCGGCCGATCCGCTTGCAAACGCGGCCAGAGAACCGCCCCTGGTGAACCCGCCGACGGCGGCGGCGACGGCCCATCCGCCAGCCGCGCGCTCAGTCGGCGCGCCGCCGCGGCGTCGACTGCCGCGATGGTGGCCCTGCCGGTGATGGCGTCGGCGCGCCAGACGGCGTCGTAGAAATGAAATCCCAGCGCCGACCATCCGTGATCGTCCGCGGCGCGCGCCGGCAGCTTGATCCACGCGCGCGCCAAATCATACGACAGCCAGCCGACGCCGATCGGCCATCCCAGCGGCGCGGCACCACTGCCCCCGGCCCAGCGACGCCGCTCGTCGCCCCAAGCGATCTCCAATTCATCGACGACGGGCGACTGCACTACCCGGAGGGGATCGCAGCCGACAAAATCGGCGACCACGTCAATGTCATGATCG
This region includes:
- a CDS encoding anthranilate synthase component I family protein, whose protein sequence is MIVVPAVPLPPAEAARRAARGVGAFWLASPGADHDIDVVADFVGCDPLRVVQSPVVDELEIAWGDERRRWAGGSGAAPLGWPIGVGWLSYDLARAWIKLPARAADDHGWSALGFHFYDAVWRADAITGRATIAAVDAAAARRLSARLADGPSPPPSAGSPGAVLWPRLQADRPDQHYLGGVARILDYLQAGDAYQVNLARRLSAPLPIADTLAAAARLRGQAPAPHGLWLATADGRGAIVGNSPERFLRADGRGLVETRPIKGTRRRGADPRGDEEPRRQLVASEKDRAEHVMIVDLERNDLGRVCRAGSVVLGELLRVMTLPTVFHLVSTVRGQLRSDVGLAALLRATFPGGSVTGAPKQRAMEIIEELEPFRRGPYTGATGWLGAAGDLDLAVAIRTALVRDGRLTLSVGGGIVADSLPTAELAETTAKAAAFAALGDDDGERQGGDG